In Oncorhynchus gorbuscha isolate QuinsamMale2020 ecotype Even-year linkage group LG08, OgorEven_v1.0, whole genome shotgun sequence, one genomic interval encodes:
- the inaa gene encoding internexin neuronal intermediate filament protein, alpha a, translating to MNYGSDHYTSSSYRKIYRDAPRFSPSTTRMSSPSASSRSSVSSTSYRSAVSLPRSSASSLAYYRRTGQSSSFSTVPGDSLELTQSSVLSNELKVTRTNEKEQLQGLNDRFAMFIEKVRTLEQQNKVLETELVTLRQRQHEPSRIADLYQQEMRELRAQVEEIGSEKAHILIDRDNLEEDLHKIRAKYEEEIRAREEAEQTLRSFKKDVDDATMARLDLERKVEGLLDEISFLRKVHDEEVAELSGMVQAAHVSVEVELAKPDLTSALKEIRNQYETLASKNLHSAEEWYKSKFANLNEQATRSNDAMRASREEINEFRRQLQSKTIELETLHGINESLERQIRETEDGHNFEIAGLQDTIGHLDNDLRNIKNDMAQHLREYQDLLNVKMALDIEIAAYRKLLEGEETHFSTGILFGASNHGTSHFGYQPRASSYARSTNKEKEAAQRDGFKEITEEKVEKSDEADINSNN from the exons ATGAACTACGGATCTGACCACTATACCTCGTCATCCTACCGAAAGATCTACAGGGACGCTCCTCGTTTCTCACCCTCAACCACTCGTATGAGTAGTCCTTCCGCCTCCTCCCGCAGTTCTGTGTCCTCCACCAGTTACAGGTCTGCGGTGTCTCTCCCCCGCAGTAGTGCGTCATCGCTGGCCTACTACAGAAGGACCGGTCAGTCTTCTTCCTTTTCGACGGTGCCAGGTGACAGCCTCGAATTGACTCAATCCTCCGTCCTCAGCAATGAGTTGAAAGTCACCCGAACCAATGAGAAGGAACAACTGCAGGGTCTCAATGACCGCTTCGCCATGTTCATCGAGAAAGTGCGTACCCTGGAGCAGCAGAACAAAGTCTTGGAGACGGAGCTGGTGACCCTGCGCCAGAGGCAGCACGAGCCATCCCGCATCGCGGACCTATACCAGCAGGAGATGCGCGAGCTTCGCGCGCAAGTGGAGGAGATCGGCAGCGAGAAAGCCCACATTCTCATCGATAGGGACAATTTAGAAGAAGACCTGCACAAGATTAGGGCCAAATATGAGGAGGAAATAAGGGCGCGCGAGGAGGCTGAGCAGACCCTGCGGTCGTTCAAAAAGGACGTGGATGACGCCACCATGGCGCGGCTGGATCTAGAGCGCAAAGTGGAGGGCCTCCTGGATGAGATATCCTTTCTGAGGAAGGTCCACGACGAGGAGGTGGCCGAACTGAGCGGTATGGTCCAGGCAGCTCATGTGTCAGTCGAGGTAGAGCTGGCCAAACCCGACCTCACTTCGGCTCTGAAAGAGATCCGCAATCAGTACGAGACTCTGGCTTCTAAGAACCTGCACTCCGCGGAAGAGTGGTATAAATCCAAGTTTGCCAATCTCAACGAGCAGGCCACCAGGAGCAATGATGCAATGCGGGCCAGCAGGGAGGAGATCAACGAATTCAGGAGACAACTGCAGTCCAAGACAATTGAGTTGGAGACCCTACATGGCATCAATGAGTCTTTGGAACGGCAGATTCGAGAGACAGAAGATGGACACAATTTTGAAATCGCAGGTTTGCAG GATACCATTGGGCACCTGGACAATGATTTGCGGAACATCAAGAATGACATGGCTCAGCATCTTCGAGAGTACCAGGATCTGCTCAATGTCAAAATGGCTCTGGACATTGAAATAGCTGCCTACAG AAAACtgctggagggagaggaaactcaCTTTAGCACAGGAATATTATTCGGCGCCTCAAACCATGGCACCAGTCACTTTGGATACCAGCCACGTGCCTCAAGCTATGCACGGAGTACCAATAAGGAGAAAGAGGCTGCTCAGAGAGATGGCTTCAAGGAGATCACTGAGGAAAAAGTGGAGAAGAGCGATGAAGCAGATATCAACTCAAACAACTAG
- the pcgf6 gene encoding polycomb group RING finger protein 6: MEDRTKELERPGCLSVGQNSEEATPTDGSRQNSVDNDGSEDHDGTSNNVDSEDEPELPLNQFYPYIRCALCCGFLIDATTITECLHTFCKSCIVKHFFYSNRCPNCSIVVHQTQPLYNIRPDRQLQDIVYKMLPHLEELERARMIDFYKQRGLEVPKPVVASPVVPVLKNQKQRRELLPQSVFTIPPELDVSLQLEFVGAEEGINNYKPLERRYVRVSGEATVRHVELFIRRKMELSPTCQVDVVCGDHLLDRYQSLREIQGSLGDDALQDGILVLHFGLVLPAHM; this comes from the exons ATGGAGGACAGGACCAAGGAACTCGAAAGACCAGGTTGCTTGAGTGTCGGTCAGAATTCAGAAGAGGCGACACCAACCGATGGTAGCCGCCAGAACAGCGTTGACAACGATGGCTCTGAAGACCACGATGGGACATCCAATAATGTTGACTCCGAGGATGAG CCTGAACTTCCTCTTAATCAATTCTACCCATATATCCGCTGTGCTCTCTGCTGCGGGTTCCTCATCGATGCCACCACCATAACAGAGTGTCTGCACACTT TTTGTAAAAGCTGCATCGTGAAGCACTTTTTCTACAGCAACAGGTGTCCCAATTGCAGCATTGTGGTCCACCAGACACAACCACTGTACAATATAAG ACCTGACAGACAGTTGCAAGATATTGTTTACAAGATGCTGCCACATCTAGAAGAAT TGGAGAGAGCAAGGATGATAGATTTTTACAAACAGAGAGGACTGGAGGTGCCTAAACCAG TGGTGGCGTCCCCCGTGGTCCCTGTGCTGAAGAACCAGAAGCAGAGGAGGGAGTTGCTGCCCCAGTCTGTCTTCACCATCCCTCCTGAACTGGATGTGTCTCTGCAGCTGGAGTTTGTGGG AGCGGAAGAAGGCATTAACAACTATAAG CCTTTGGAGAGGCGGTACGTGCGAGTGTCGGGAGAAGCCACTGTCCGCCATGTGGAACTTTTCATCAGGAGGAAGATGGAGCTGAGTCCTACCTGCCAG GTGGATGTCGTGTGTGGAGACCACCTCCTGGACCGTTACCAGTCGCTGCGAGAGATTCAGGGCTCCCTGGGAGACGATGCTCTACAG GATGGTATTTTGGTTCTCCACTTTGGACTGGTGCTGCCTGCTCACATGTGA